In Streptomyces sp. NBC_00306, a single genomic region encodes these proteins:
- a CDS encoding IS5 family transposase (programmed frameshift), translating to MVGIVERLVPDELWELFQRVVPEAPSRPQGGGRRRHGDREVLAAIVFVATSGCTWQQLPSASFGPSGATAHRRFAEWSKARVWAKLHRLVLDELGARGELDWSRCAIDSVNMRALKKGDLTGPNPVDRGKYGSKIHLITERSGLPISVGISGANLHDSQALIPLVKGIPPIRSRRGRRRRKPAKLHADKGYDYAHLRKWLRTRGITHRIARKGVESSQRLGRHRWTVERTMAWLAGCRRLHRRYERKADHFLAFTSIACTLICYRRLAK from the exons ATGGTGGGGATCGTTGAGCGGTTGGTGCCGGACGAGTTGTGGGAGTTGTTCCAGCGGGTGGTACCGGAGGCGCCGTCGCGGCCGCAGGGCGGTGGTCGGCGTCGGCACGGCGACCGGGAAGTGCTGGCGGCGATCGTCTTCGTGGCGACATCGGGTTGCACCTGGCAGCAGCTGCCTTCGGCGTCGTTCGGCCCGTCCGGAGCGACCGCCCACCGGCGGTTTGCGGAGTGGTCCAAGGCCAGGGTGTGGGCCAAACTCCACCGCCTGGTCCTCGACGAACTCGGTGCCCGCGGCGAGCTGGACTGGTCGAGGTGCGCGATCGACTCGGTGAACATGCGGGCCCTGAAAA AGGGGGACCTGACAGGTCCGAATCCTGTCGACCGGGGCAAGTACGGCTCGAAGATCCACCTGATCACGGAACGATCGGGTCTGCCCATATCCGTCGGCATTTCCGGGGCCAATCTGCACGACAGCCAGGCCCTGATCCCGCTCGTGAAGGGCATCCCGCCCATCCGCTCGCGCCGCGGCCGGCGACGGCGCAAGCCCGCCAAACTCCACGCCGACAAGGGCTACGACTACGCCCACCTGCGGAAATGGTTACGCACGCGCGGCATCACCCACCGCATCGCCCGCAAGGGAGTCGAGTCCTCACAACGGCTGGGCCGCCATCGCTGGACCGTGGAACGCACCATGGCCTGGCTCGCCGGCTGCCGCCGCCTCCACCGACGCTACGAACGCAAAGCCGACCACTTCCTCGCCTTCACCAGCATCGCCTGCACCCTCATCTGCTACCGCAGACTCGCCAAATGA
- a CDS encoding DUF5133 domain-containing protein, with protein sequence MLLAHPAVLKDLVEHYETLYALHAEKGSPQVRQRMEDVAYTLCVSTGTRDVDAALIAARRRLARPAAGRARPEGESLFAAS encoded by the coding sequence ATGCTTCTTGCTCACCCTGCGGTGTTGAAGGATCTGGTGGAGCACTACGAGACGCTGTATGCGCTGCACGCCGAAAAGGGCAGTCCACAGGTGCGGCAGCGGATGGAAGACGTCGCGTACACCCTGTGCGTTTCTACCGGCACGCGGGATGTGGATGCGGCGCTGATCGCCGCCCGCCGTCGGCTAGCTCGCCCAGCCGCGGGCCGCGCCCGTCCCGAGGGCGAATCTCTGTTCGCCGCGAGCTGA
- a CDS encoding IS630 family transposase, with protein MSASGDVPVSRRGPKLEPLLLSPDERVVLERWARRASSAQAVALRARIVLACDGADVPPIVVVARELHIAADTVRKWRRRFLAARLDGLVDEPRPGRPPTISVDQVEAVVVSTLEEIPKNATHWSRSSMADRSGLSKSTVGRIWRRFQLKPHLSDTFKLSTDPLFVEKVYDVVGLYFNPPEGAVVLSVDEKSQIQALDRSQPVLPMMPGMPERRTHDYVRNGLTTLFAAFDVATGEVITSLHRRHRAAEFKKFLIKIDKEVPEHLQVHLICDNYGTHKTPAIKTWLAKHPRFHLHFTPTGSSWINQVERWFGFLADQKIRRGAHKSVRSLEADIRAWVKQWNENPTPFTWTKTAEEILDSLARFCQRISGAGH; from the coding sequence ATGAGTGCTTCTGGGGATGTGCCGGTGTCACGTCGTGGTCCGAAGTTGGAACCGTTGTTGTTGTCGCCTGATGAGCGTGTGGTGTTGGAGCGTTGGGCTCGTAGGGCGTCATCCGCGCAGGCGGTGGCCTTGCGGGCCCGCATCGTGTTGGCATGTGATGGTGCTGACGTGCCGCCGATTGTCGTGGTGGCACGCGAGTTACATATCGCGGCGGACACGGTCCGCAAGTGGCGTCGCCGGTTTTTGGCCGCACGGTTGGACGGGCTGGTGGATGAGCCTCGGCCGGGCCGGCCGCCCACCATCAGCGTGGACCAGGTGGAGGCGGTCGTGGTCAGCACGCTGGAGGAAATCCCGAAGAACGCCACTCACTGGTCGCGTTCGTCGATGGCGGACCGCAGTGGCTTGTCGAAGTCGACGGTGGGCCGGATCTGGCGCAGGTTCCAGCTCAAGCCGCATTTGAGCGACACGTTCAAGCTGTCGACCGATCCGCTGTTCGTGGAGAAGGTCTACGACGTGGTGGGGCTGTATTTCAACCCGCCCGAAGGAGCGGTGGTGCTGTCGGTGGACGAGAAGTCTCAGATCCAGGCCTTGGATCGCTCTCAGCCTGTGCTGCCGATGATGCCCGGCATGCCCGAGCGCCGCACTCACGATTACGTCCGCAACGGTCTGACCACCTTGTTCGCGGCCTTTGACGTCGCGACTGGCGAAGTCATCACCTCACTGCACCGTCGGCACCGGGCCGCGGAGTTCAAGAAGTTCCTCATCAAGATCGACAAAGAGGTCCCCGAGCACCTTCAGGTCCATCTGATCTGCGACAACTATGGCACCCACAAGACCCCGGCCATCAAGACGTGGCTGGCCAAACACCCGCGGTTCCACCTGCACTTCACGCCCACCGGTTCCTCCTGGATCAACCAGGTGGAGCGATGGTTCGGCTTCCTCGCAGACCAGAAGATCCGCCGCGGTGCCCACAAGAGTGTGCGCTCCCTGGAAGCCGACATCCGCGCCTGGGTCAAACAGTGGAACGAGAACCCGACCCCGTTCACTTGGACCAAGACAGCCGAAGAGATCCTCGATTCACTCGCCCGCTTCTGCCAACGGATCTCTGGCGCAGGGCACTAG
- a CDS encoding SigB/SigF/SigG family RNA polymerase sigma factor, translated as MTALQLTGSPSADPAASARATEAGGALPRVEDAGKIAPLDARDLSMIFFDRLQALEEGTGEYQYVRSTLIEMNLSLVDFVVRRFRNRGDGEREDITQVGMIGLIKAIDRFDLTRGVVFSSFAIPCIEGEIKRYFRDSTWAVHVPRRLQELRTELAKAKEHLSNELDRDPNIRELAAHLNLSEQEVEEGLVAANAYIADPLDTPTPGDDEGPRETGRSHADTAGEPDPAMELFENLHTLAPLLHELDDREQKIIEMRFWQDLTQVRIGEELGISQMHVSRLLARALTKLRTGLLPG; from the coding sequence ATGACCGCCCTGCAGCTGACCGGATCTCCTTCTGCTGACCCGGCGGCTTCCGCGCGTGCGACGGAAGCAGGAGGAGCGCTGCCGCGCGTGGAGGACGCGGGCAAGATCGCGCCGCTCGACGCACGCGATCTGTCCATGATCTTCTTCGACCGTCTCCAGGCCCTCGAGGAGGGCACCGGCGAGTACCAGTACGTCCGCAGCACCCTTATCGAGATGAACCTGTCGCTGGTGGATTTCGTAGTCCGCCGGTTCCGCAACCGCGGCGACGGCGAGAGGGAGGACATCACCCAGGTCGGCATGATCGGTCTGATCAAGGCCATCGACCGGTTCGACCTGACCCGCGGAGTCGTCTTCTCCTCCTTTGCGATTCCCTGCATCGAGGGCGAGATCAAGCGCTACTTCCGCGACTCCACCTGGGCTGTCCACGTCCCCCGCCGTCTGCAGGAGCTGCGGACCGAGCTGGCCAAAGCGAAGGAGCACCTGTCCAACGAGCTGGACCGCGACCCGAACATCAGGGAGCTCGCCGCCCACCTCAATCTTTCCGAACAGGAAGTCGAGGAGGGCCTGGTCGCCGCCAACGCCTACATCGCCGACCCTCTCGACACGCCCACCCCTGGAGACGACGAGGGCCCCCGGGAGACAGGGCGCAGTCACGCGGACACCGCCGGTGAACCGGACCCCGCCATGGAGCTGTTCGAGAACCTGCACACCCTGGCGCCCCTGCTGCACGAGCTGGACGACCGCGAGCAGAAGATCATCGAAATGCGCTTCTGGCAGGACCTGACCCAGGTCCGCATCGGCGAGGAACTCGGCATCTCTCAGATGCACGTCTCCCGCCTTCTGGCACGCGCCCTGACAAAGCTCCGTACCGGCCTTCTCCCTGGCTAG
- a CDS encoding ANTAR domain-containing protein, which translates to MGNPLTVRSNRHAAATPRPAANTEIWLEDPPPAGDSPVDAAEAAALREEVDQLRQALASPTAVIDQAMGIVMALGRLPANEAWNVLREVTQRTNSKLHLVSQLLTAWAESGELHLGVRIALEEAVRGREAREGRPGPLCAG; encoded by the coding sequence ATGGGCAACCCGCTGACCGTGCGATCTAACCGGCATGCAGCTGCCACCCCACGGCCCGCAGCCAATACCGAGATCTGGCTCGAGGACCCGCCCCCTGCAGGCGATTCCCCCGTTGATGCTGCGGAGGCGGCGGCGCTGCGGGAGGAAGTGGACCAGTTGCGGCAGGCGCTTGCCTCTCCCACGGCGGTGATCGATCAGGCGATGGGCATCGTGATGGCCCTGGGCCGTCTGCCTGCGAATGAGGCATGGAACGTGCTGCGCGAAGTCACGCAGCGCACCAACAGCAAGCTGCACCTGGTTTCTCAACTCCTCACGGCTTGGGCCGAGAGCGGTGAGCTGCATCTCGGTGTCCGTATCGCCTTGGAGGAAGCCGTCCGGGGGAGGGAAGCCCGGGAGGGGCGTCCCGGTCCGCTCTGCGCTGGCTGA
- a CDS encoding DUF6766 family protein has protein sequence MRRWLRDNSLGLVFGLAFVLTLAGQAIAGRAEFNQQLAVDGLQQIGFLPYLTTSDFAVDVTENWQSEYLQFFLYIFGTVYLLQRGSPESKELHKAGTETDQEQQVGEFATEQSPRWAAAEGWRRTLYSRSLGLVMASIFLLSWLAQSIAGTAAYNGERLRQLQAPISWSEYLASADFWSRTLQNWQSELLAVASMAILSVYLRQRGSPESKPVGAPHHSTGIEG, from the coding sequence ATGCGCCGCTGGCTGCGTGACAACAGTCTGGGCCTCGTATTCGGCCTCGCGTTTGTGCTGACACTCGCCGGCCAGGCGATCGCGGGCCGTGCCGAGTTCAACCAGCAGCTCGCCGTCGATGGCTTGCAGCAGATCGGCTTCCTCCCGTACCTGACGACGTCCGACTTCGCGGTCGATGTCACGGAGAACTGGCAGTCGGAGTATCTGCAGTTCTTCCTCTACATCTTCGGCACCGTGTACCTGCTCCAGCGCGGCTCTCCCGAGTCGAAGGAGCTGCACAAGGCCGGAACGGAGACCGATCAGGAACAGCAGGTGGGGGAGTTCGCCACCGAACAGTCCCCCCGTTGGGCGGCGGCCGAGGGCTGGCGACGCACCCTGTACTCACGGTCCCTCGGTCTGGTGATGGCCTCAATATTTCTGCTGTCGTGGCTGGCGCAATCCATCGCCGGCACAGCGGCCTACAACGGGGAGCGCCTGCGACAACTGCAGGCTCCGATCTCCTGGAGCGAGTACCTGGCCTCCGCCGACTTCTGGAGCCGCACCCTTCAGAACTGGCAATCCGAGCTGCTCGCTGTCGCCTCGATGGCAATCCTGTCGGTCTACCTCCGCCAACGGGGATCGCCCGAGTCCAAGCCGGTCGGCGCCCCGCACCACTCCACCGGCATCGAAGGCTAA
- a CDS encoding DUF6479 family protein produces the protein MSPFLRPADDGHRLAAGDGAPAVIVFVLIAAALLVLLVGVVWRVGARRGRARPPRPEEQPRRPAQRSHVEARREPEDFGADGERLTPHELGGYGNQGSRPAPGGRRRDADESGGSFGSGGLGG, from the coding sequence ATGAGTCCTTTCCTCCGGCCGGCCGACGACGGGCACAGGCTCGCCGCCGGTGACGGCGCTCCCGCAGTCATCGTCTTCGTCCTGATCGCCGCCGCTCTCCTCGTCCTGCTCGTCGGGGTGGTCTGGCGGGTGGGTGCACGCCGGGGCCGGGCCCGGCCTCCCCGTCCCGAGGAACAGCCCCGGCGGCCCGCACAGCGGTCTCACGTCGAGGCCCGGCGGGAGCCCGAAGACTTCGGGGCGGACGGGGAACGGCTGACACCCCATGAGCTCGGCGGCTACGGGAACCAGGGATCGAGGCCCGCCCCCGGCGGCAGGCGGCGCGACGCCGACGAATCCGGCGGCTCCTTCGGCAGCGGCGGCCTCGGCGGCTGA
- a CDS encoding HemK2/MTQ2 family protein methyltransferase yields MQGLVDGTGLGCRVWVPPRVYAPQEDTFLLADALGRLPLAPGADVLDVGTGTGALALAAARRGARVTAVDRARRAVVTTRVNAALAGLRVQVLRGDLLEPVAHRRFDVVLSNPPYVPAPEPGLPRRGPSLAWDAGHSGRALVDRICDGAAGVLRPGGVLLLVHSGLCGVPPTLERLGRAGLRATVEDRRYVPFGPVLRSRRKWLEIQGLIGPGEEKEELVVIRAERAEEAGK; encoded by the coding sequence ATGCAGGGCCTTGTGGACGGAACCGGTCTGGGGTGCCGCGTATGGGTGCCACCGCGCGTGTACGCACCCCAGGAGGACACCTTCCTCCTTGCGGACGCCCTGGGGCGCCTCCCGCTGGCACCGGGTGCTGACGTGCTGGACGTCGGGACCGGAACGGGTGCCCTGGCCCTGGCCGCAGCTCGGCGCGGAGCGAGGGTGACCGCCGTCGACCGTGCCCGGCGGGCCGTGGTGACCACCCGTGTCAACGCGGCCCTCGCCGGACTGCGGGTCCAGGTGCTGCGCGGCGACCTGCTGGAGCCCGTCGCGCACCGCCGGTTCGATGTCGTCCTCAGCAATCCGCCGTACGTACCGGCGCCCGAGCCGGGGCTGCCTCGCCGAGGGCCCTCGCTCGCCTGGGACGCCGGACACAGCGGCCGGGCGCTGGTGGACCGGATCTGCGACGGCGCGGCGGGCGTGCTGCGGCCAGGAGGTGTGCTGCTGCTGGTGCATTCCGGCCTGTGCGGTGTGCCGCCGACCCTGGAGCGCCTGGGCCGGGCCGGTCTGCGCGCGACGGTGGAGGACCGCCGCTATGTGCCCTTCGGACCGGTGCTGCGTTCGCGAAGGAAGTGGCTGGAGATACAGGGGCTGATCGGGCCCGGTGAGGAGAAGGAAGAGCTCGTGGTGATTCGTGCGGAGCGCGCCGAGGAGGCCGGGAAGTGA
- a CDS encoding isochorismatase family cysteine hydrolase: MSRRRSAVIVIDMINTYDHADAELLLPSVEKAIPPMVDLIGHARAQQIPVIYVNDNFGEWRSHHGEILETALAGPHADLVEPLRPDDASLFVVKARHSIFYETPLAYLLSQLEVGNVVLCGQVTEQCVLYSALDAHIRHLKVTVPQDAVAHIHADLAEAALQMMRINMNADIVNSSSVTF, from the coding sequence ATGAGTCGCAGGAGAAGCGCCGTCATCGTGATCGACATGATCAACACGTACGACCATGCCGATGCGGAGCTGCTGCTCCCTTCTGTGGAGAAGGCGATTCCTCCCATGGTGGACTTGATCGGACATGCTCGGGCGCAGCAAATTCCCGTCATCTACGTCAACGACAACTTCGGCGAATGGCGCTCGCATCACGGCGAGATCCTCGAGACGGCGCTCGCCGGGCCGCATGCCGATCTGGTCGAGCCGCTGCGTCCCGACGACGCGTCCCTGTTCGTCGTCAAAGCACGGCACTCGATCTTCTACGAAACCCCCCTGGCGTACCTACTGAGCCAGCTCGAGGTCGGTAACGTTGTGCTGTGCGGGCAGGTCACCGAACAATGCGTCCTGTACTCCGCTCTCGACGCCCACATCCGCCACCTGAAGGTCACCGTCCCCCAAGACGCCGTTGCACACATCCACGCCGACCTGGCCGAAGCGGCCCTGCAGATGATGCGCATCAACATGAACGCCGACATCGTGAACAGCAGCTCAGTCACATTCTGA
- a CDS encoding plasmid stabilization protein → MPAGSSPKRERQYERIKEGAEKRGASAGRAKEIASRTVNKERARSGESKTASKTSAKDKKSASQRGGERSHSGSQGPTRDQLYAEPKKKNIEGRSSMNKQQLQKAVGR, encoded by the coding sequence ATGCCGGCTGGTTCCAGTCCCAAGCGGGAGCGTCAGTACGAGCGCATCAAGGAAGGCGCCGAGAAGCGCGGTGCCTCGGCCGGCCGGGCGAAGGAGATCGCGTCCCGGACGGTCAACAAGGAGCGCGCCAGGTCGGGGGAGTCGAAGACGGCGAGCAAGACGTCCGCGAAGGACAAGAAGTCCGCCTCCCAGCGCGGTGGTGAGCGCTCTCACAGCGGTTCGCAGGGCCCGACGAGGGACCAGCTGTACGCGGAGCCGAAGAAGAAGAACATCGAGGGCCGTTCCTCGATGAACAAGCAGCAGCTGCAAAAGGCCGTCGGCCGCTGA
- a CDS encoding CBS domain-containing protein, giving the protein MTTAREIMTSGTECIGADESVLDAAKKMKDLGVGALPICGTDNRLKGMLTDRDIVVKVLGAGKDPASVKAGELAQGEAVTIGADDDAEEILRTMIQHKVRRLPVIDGHDLVGMVAQADVARALPDPKVGDLLEALSTD; this is encoded by the coding sequence ATGACGACGGCTCGAGAGATCATGACGAGCGGTACCGAGTGCATCGGCGCCGACGAGAGTGTTCTGGACGCGGCGAAGAAGATGAAGGACCTCGGCGTCGGTGCGCTGCCGATCTGCGGCACCGACAACAGGCTGAAGGGCATGCTGACCGATCGCGACATCGTCGTGAAGGTGCTCGGCGCAGGCAAGGACCCCGCCTCGGTCAAGGCCGGCGAGCTGGCTCAGGGCGAAGCAGTAACGATCGGTGCCGACGACGACGCCGAGGAAATCCTGCGCACCATGATCCAGCACAAGGTCCGCCGACTGCCCGTCATCGACGGACACGACCTGGTCGGCATGGTCGCCCAGGCCGACGTCGCCCGCGCCCTGCCCGACCCGAAGGTCGGCGACCTCCTCGAAGCCCTGTCGACGGACTGA
- a CDS encoding VOC family protein codes for MTTTLGAFVLGTPDPPALADFYRALLGWQEVDRDPEWVRLKDPEQEGPSLSFQLETDHIPPRWPQRPGTQQMQAHLDLQVDDLEAETERACDLGATLPEYQPQKDVRVLCDPHGHPFCLFLPGA; via the coding sequence ATGACGACAACGCTCGGCGCCTTTGTTCTCGGTACTCCCGACCCTCCCGCGCTGGCCGACTTCTACCGGGCTCTACTCGGCTGGCAAGAAGTCGACCGTGACCCGGAGTGGGTTCGCCTGAAGGACCCGGAGCAGGAGGGCCCCAGTCTCAGCTTCCAGTTGGAAACCGATCACATCCCTCCGAGGTGGCCGCAGCGCCCAGGCACTCAGCAGATGCAGGCGCACCTCGACTTGCAGGTCGACGATCTGGAGGCGGAGACCGAACGGGCCTGCGACCTGGGCGCGACGCTGCCGGAGTATCAGCCTCAGAAGGACGTGCGGGTCCTCTGCGATCCTCACGGGCATCCGTTCTGCCTCTTCCTGCCGGGCGCCTGA
- a CDS encoding DUF4190 domain-containing protein translates to MTQRVQETTQKPSRQSPYSLAAASFILGLVGLLVFNLFLGPAAIVLGLLALRRGTTHRNRAYLGITLGVADLVVLALLTAADNTVTWHI, encoded by the coding sequence ATGACACAGCGCGTCCAGGAGACAACGCAGAAGCCGTCCCGCCAGAGTCCCTACAGTTTGGCCGCGGCATCCTTCATTCTCGGCCTGGTCGGACTCCTGGTCTTCAACCTGTTCCTGGGGCCGGCCGCCATCGTCCTCGGCCTTCTCGCACTCCGGCGTGGCACCACCCACCGCAACCGGGCCTACCTCGGCATTACACTCGGCGTCGCCGACCTGGTCGTTCTTGCTCTACTGACAGCGGCTGACAACACCGTTACCTGGCACATCTGA
- a CDS encoding DUF6480 family protein: MSAHPSDPDPRTTPGLDPGGSVPPGETPPAEGSTGSGAGPRDEQSRGWGKGPLIAILVVVGLVAAFFLAYALILAL, from the coding sequence ATGAGTGCCCACCCGTCTGACCCCGACCCTCGTACCACCCCCGGACTCGATCCTGGTGGGTCCGTTCCCCCAGGTGAGACGCCGCCCGCAGAAGGGAGCACGGGCTCCGGCGCCGGTCCTCGCGATGAGCAGTCGCGTGGCTGGGGCAAGGGCCCCTTGATAGCCATTCTCGTGGTCGTCGGCCTTGTTGCAGCATTCTTCCTGGCCTACGCGTTGATCCTGGCCCTCTGA
- a CDS encoding ATP-binding protein, producing MSELITNACKYAPGPMLLDLELTGRTLEITVTDSSPAIRSPGKPA from the coding sequence GTGAGCGAACTGATTACGAACGCGTGCAAGTACGCTCCAGGGCCGATGCTGCTCGACCTGGAACTCACGGGCCGGACCTTGGAGATCACTGTTACGGACTCCAGCCCGGCCATCCGATCGCCCGGCAAGCCGGCGTGA
- a CDS encoding RNA polymerase sigma factor SigF — translation MVSPQLTTPPLSDLAVPDSVPGVSGELPWVEDAAKVAPKDARQLSKLFFDQLQVLEEGTAEYQYARNTLIEMNLSLVRFAVRRFRNRGDGEMEDITQVGTIGLIKAIDRFDLTREVEFSSFAIPYIVGEIKRFFRDSTWAVHVPRRLQELRVELAKAKETLNPRLDRDPTAKELADYLHLTEGEVIEGLVASAGYIANSIDTPAPGEEDASDGGRSYADILGDDDPAMDLFEDLHALAPLLQDLDDRERRIIEMRFGQELTQERIGEELGISQMHVSRLLSRTLARLREGLLARG, via the coding sequence ATGGTGTCCCCGCAGTTGACCACACCGCCCCTCTCTGACCTGGCAGTTCCTGATTCAGTTCCGGGGGTGAGCGGGGAGCTGCCGTGGGTGGAGGACGCCGCGAAGGTCGCCCCGAAGGATGCGCGGCAGCTGTCGAAGCTGTTCTTCGACCAGTTGCAGGTCCTGGAAGAGGGCACGGCGGAGTATCAGTACGCGCGGAACACGCTGATCGAGATGAACCTGTCCCTCGTCAGGTTCGCGGTGCGCCGGTTCCGTAACCGGGGTGACGGGGAGATGGAGGACATCACCCAGGTCGGCACGATCGGATTGATCAAGGCGATCGACCGGTTCGACCTCACGCGCGAGGTCGAGTTCTCCTCCTTCGCCATCCCCTACATCGTGGGGGAGATCAAACGCTTCTTCCGCGACTCCACCTGGGCCGTGCACGTCCCGCGCCGGCTGCAGGAGCTGCGCGTCGAACTCGCCAAGGCCAAGGAAACCCTCAACCCCCGCCTGGATCGCGATCCCACGGCCAAGGAGCTCGCCGACTACCTCCACCTGACGGAAGGGGAAGTCATCGAGGGCCTGGTCGCCTCGGCCGGCTACATCGCGAACTCGATCGACACCCCCGCCCCCGGTGAAGAGGACGCGAGTGACGGCGGCCGTAGCTACGCCGACATCCTGGGCGATGACGACCCGGCGATGGACCTGTTCGAGGACCTGCACGCCCTCGCGCCGCTGCTCCAGGACCTCGACGACCGCGAGCGCAGGATCATCGAAATGCGGTTCGGACAGGAACTCACCCAGGAACGCATCGGCGAGGAACTCGGCATCTCCCAGATGCACGTCTCCCGGCTCCTCAGCCGCACCCTGGCCCGCCTCCGCGAAGGCCTTCTCGCCCGCGGCTAG
- a CDS encoding DUF6223 family protein gives MSARRLFATSATALLGGFGLAAPAAAHPSGQPVAASVTDVSIGRLGATTGGLLGLTAVVIAVLALTRPAGRLGTANGSLGAAMAVTVGVTGMTLGGLVAATADGGLGTGNGLGGAYVALLLGLTGTSLGGQAVMRSRRTR, from the coding sequence ATGTCCGCTCGTCGCCTGTTCGCCACCTCCGCGACCGCTCTTCTCGGCGGGTTCGGTCTTGCCGCACCAGCGGCAGCGCACCCCTCGGGCCAGCCGGTCGCCGCCAGTGTCACCGACGTCAGCATCGGGCGGCTCGGCGCAACTACTGGCGGGCTACTGGGACTGACCGCCGTGGTCATCGCCGTGCTCGCGCTGACCCGACCTGCCGGTCGCCTCGGCACCGCCAACGGGTCACTCGGGGCGGCAATGGCCGTGACCGTGGGGGTGACCGGCATGACCCTCGGCGGACTGGTCGCGGCCACAGCCGACGGTGGGCTCGGCACGGGCAACGGACTTGGCGGCGCCTACGTAGCCCTGCTGCTGGGGCTGACCGGCACTTCGCTGGGCGGGCAGGCTGTGATGCGCTCCCGCCGCACCCGTTGA
- a CDS encoding sensor histidine kinase yields MSRERFRVRAGVRDWLIAVGVAGALLVTGLSGQHSGTGLDLFGYVLLVVGGLALAGGRRAPVAVLAVTGLCAAGYQAAGFDVAAVAYLFAVYAAMRAGHRLVTVAISVGVLAALPIAALASGLHDTGEAFAQARGALEIAWLIAAGAAGEALRQAERRADEAERSREETGRRRADEERLRIARELHDSLTHQISVIKVQSEVAVHVARKRGEPVPEALLAIQEAGREATRELRATLEVLRDDDTAPPRGLDHVPELVEGARSIGLDATLTIEGQRQVVPVTVGRTVYRIVQESLTNVSRHADARTASVRIDCRPDALAVRIDDDGKVTPDTAPVPGVGLLGMRERVTALGGRLRAEPRREGGFTVQAELPLERAS; encoded by the coding sequence ATGAGCAGGGAACGGTTCCGCGTTCGGGCCGGTGTCAGAGACTGGCTGATCGCCGTCGGTGTGGCAGGGGCGCTGCTGGTCACCGGGCTGTCCGGGCAGCACTCCGGAACCGGGCTCGACCTGTTTGGCTACGTGTTGCTGGTGGTCGGTGGCCTGGCACTGGCCGGCGGGCGGCGGGCTCCGGTTGCCGTCCTGGCCGTCACCGGGCTGTGCGCGGCGGGGTACCAGGCGGCGGGGTTCGACGTGGCCGCCGTTGCATACCTGTTCGCGGTGTACGCGGCCATGCGGGCGGGACACCGCCTCGTCACGGTGGCGATAAGCGTGGGAGTGCTGGCCGCGCTTCCTATCGCCGCCCTGGCCTCGGGCCTGCACGACACCGGTGAGGCTTTCGCGCAGGCCCGCGGTGCCCTCGAAATCGCCTGGCTGATCGCGGCCGGGGCGGCGGGTGAAGCGTTGCGGCAGGCCGAGCGGCGGGCGGATGAGGCCGAGCGCTCCCGGGAGGAGACGGGGCGGCGCCGCGCCGACGAGGAGCGGCTGCGCATCGCGCGGGAGCTGCACGATTCGCTGACCCACCAGATCTCGGTCATCAAGGTGCAGTCCGAGGTCGCCGTCCACGTCGCCCGCAAGCGGGGTGAACCGGTGCCGGAGGCCCTGCTGGCGATCCAGGAGGCCGGCCGTGAGGCGACCCGGGAGCTCCGCGCGACCCTGGAGGTGCTCCGCGACGATGACACGGCCCCGCCGCGTGGGCTCGACCACGTCCCGGAACTCGTGGAAGGGGCCCGGAGTATCGGCTTGGACGCGACGCTGACGATCGAGGGGCAACGGCAGGTCGTGCCGGTGACGGTGGGCCGGACCGTCTACCGGATCGTTCAGGAGTCGCTCACCAACGTCTCCCGTCATGCGGATGCCCGTACGGCGTCGGTCCGGATCGACTGCCGTCCGGATGCCCTCGCGGTACGCATCGACGACGACGGCAAGGTCACTCCGGACACTGCTCCGGTGCCCGGGGTCGGGCTGCTCGGGATGCGCGAACGCGTCACCGCCCTCGGCGGCCGTCTGCGGGCGGAACCACGGCGCGAGGGCGGCTTCACCGTCCAGGCCGAACTCCCCCTGGAACGAGCCTCATGA